The Thioalkalivibrio thiocyanodenitrificans ARhD 1 genome window below encodes:
- the rplJ gene encoding 50S ribosomal protein L10, producing MNLEDKKQIVSEVAAVAASAYSAVAAEYRGLTVSEMTELRARARDTGVYLRVVKNSLARRAVEGTDFACMQEGFVGPLVLAFSQEDPGAAARLVKDFAKEHSKLEVKLVSVSGQLLGPGELERLASLPTRDQAISMLMAVMRAPLDKFARTLNEVPGKLVRTVAAIRDQKQASA from the coding sequence CTGAATCTCGAAGACAAGAAGCAAATTGTCTCCGAAGTCGCCGCGGTGGCTGCGAGTGCTTATTCCGCGGTTGCTGCAGAGTATCGCGGACTCACCGTCAGTGAGATGACCGAGCTGCGCGCCAGGGCGCGTGACACCGGCGTCTATCTGAGGGTGGTGAAGAATTCCCTGGCCCGCCGCGCGGTGGAAGGGACCGATTTCGCCTGCATGCAGGAAGGATTCGTGGGGCCGCTGGTCCTCGCCTTCTCGCAGGAAGATCCCGGTGCCGCCGCGCGTCTGGTGAAGGATTTCGCCAAGGAGCACAGCAAGCTGGAGGTCAAGCTGGTGTCCGTGAGTGGACAGCTTCTCGGCCCCGGCGAGCTGGAACGGTTGGCGAGCCTGCCGACCCGTGACCAGGCCATCAGCATGCTGATGGCTGTGATGAGGGCCCCGCTCGACAAGTTCGCGCGCACCCTCAACGAGGTTCCGGGCAAGCTGGTTCGTACCGTCGCCGCCATTCGCGATCAGAAGCAGGCGAGCGCCTGA
- the rplL gene encoding 50S ribosomal protein L7/L12 — protein sequence MAVSKEDILETISNMTVLEVVDLISAMEEKFGVSAAAAVAAAPVAGAAGGEAAAEAKDEFDVVMTSFGANKVGVIKVVRGITGLGLKEAKDMVEGAPSTVKEGANKEEAEKIKKELEEAGASVELK from the coding sequence ATGGCTGTTTCGAAAGAAGACATTCTGGAAACCATTTCCAACATGACCGTGCTGGAGGTCGTTGACCTGATCTCCGCCATGGAAGAGAAGTTCGGCGTGTCCGCGGCCGCCGCCGTGGCCGCCGCGCCCGTGGCCGGCGCCGCCGGTGGCGAGGCTGCCGCCGAGGCCAAGGACGAGTTCGACGTGGTGATGACCAGCTTCGGCGCCAACAAGGTTGGCGTGATCAAGGTGGTGCGCGGCATCACCGGTCTGGGCCTGAAGGAAGCCAAGGATATGGTCGAGGGTGCCCCTTCCACCGTGAAGGAAGGCGCCAACAAGGAAGAGGCCGAGAAGATCAAGAAGGAGCTGGAGGAAGCCGGGGCCAGCGTCGAACTCAAGTAA
- the rpoB gene encoding DNA-directed RNA polymerase subunit beta yields the protein MAYSYTEKKRIRKDFGKRPQILDVPYLLTTQLESYSQFLQAERAEDDRQDVGLHAAFKTVFPIVSYSGTVELEYVSYRLGKPVFDVKECQLRGLTYAAPLRVLLRLVIYDKDAPAGSRPVKDIKEQEVYMGELPLMTENGTFVINGTERVIVSQLHRSPGVFFDHDKGKTHSSGKLLFNARVIPYRGSWLDFEFDPKDSIFVRIDRRRKLPATVLLRALGMETEEILDTFFETTGVKFTKDGFDMELIPERLRGEVAAFDFKIKNKIVVESGRRITARHVRELEAAGIKSIDVPAEYLVGKMLAHNVVDTDSGELVANANDELSEELLKKIRAAGIKSFRTLYTNDLDHGPYISSTLNIDPTRSQLEAQVEIYRMMRPGEPPTKEAAENLFNNLFFTEDRYDLSAVGRMKFNRRVGREEITGSGVLDQDDILAVLKTLIDIRNGNGQVDDIDHLGNRRIRSVGEMAENVFRVGLVRVERAVKERLSVAESEGLMPQELINAKPVAAAVKEFFGSSQLSQFMDQNNPLSEVTHKRRISALGPGGLTRERAGFEVRDVHPTHYGRVCPIETPEGPNIGLINSLAVYARTNEYGFLETPYRRVHNGKVTDEIVYLSAIEEGQYVIAQANASLDPKGRLVDALVSCRHANEFTMSTPDKIEFMDISPKQIVSVAAALIPFLEHDDANRALMGSNMQRQAVPCLRAETAVVGTGIERTVAIDSGSSIVARRGGVVDSVDAARIVVRVNDDETEPGEPGVDIYNLTKYTRSNQNTCINQRPLVNVGDELARGDVLADGSSTDLGELALGQNMMVAFMPWNGYNFEDSILISERVVQEDRFTSIHIEELTCVARDTKLGSEEISADIPNVSESLLSKLDESGIVYVGAEVKPNDILVGKVTPKGETQLTPEEKLLRAIFGEKASDVKDTSLRVPSGMEGTVIDVRVFTRDGVEKDKRALQIEEAALAAVRKDLKDQLRIYEDDIYDRVEKLLVGKLAAGGPNRLKDGTKVTKTYLTEVPREKWFEVRMRTEDVNEQIERMAAQLKEQQEAFETRFKEQKEKLTAGDDLAPGVLKMVKVYLAVKRRMQPGDKMAGRHGNKGVVSMIVPVEDMPYLDDGTPVDIVLNPLGVPSRMNVGQVLETHLGWAAKGLGQKIARMVEAKAKLDELRKFLDKIYNHRDRKVDLSGFSDEEILRLCANLEKGVPMATPVFDGAEEDEIKAMLKLADLPETGQTTLFDGRTGDAFDRPVTVGYMHMLKLNHLVDDKMHARSTGPYSLVTQQPLGGKAQFGGQRFGEMEVWALEAYGAAYTLQEMLTVKSDDVQGRNKMYKNIVDGDHRMEANIPESFNVLMKEIRSLAINIELEQD from the coding sequence ATGGCTTACAGCTACACCGAAAAGAAACGCATTCGCAAGGATTTCGGCAAACGCCCCCAGATCCTGGATGTCCCTTACCTGTTGACCACCCAGCTGGAGTCGTACAGCCAGTTCCTTCAGGCCGAGCGTGCCGAGGATGATCGTCAGGACGTGGGATTGCACGCGGCGTTCAAGACGGTGTTCCCGATTGTAAGCTATTCCGGAACCGTTGAGCTCGAGTATGTGAGCTACCGGCTGGGCAAGCCGGTGTTTGACGTCAAAGAGTGCCAGCTTCGCGGCCTGACCTATGCCGCGCCGCTGCGCGTGCTGCTGCGCCTTGTCATTTACGACAAGGATGCCCCTGCCGGTTCCCGTCCGGTCAAGGACATCAAGGAGCAGGAGGTCTACATGGGCGAACTCCCGCTCATGACCGAGAACGGCACCTTCGTCATCAACGGCACCGAGCGTGTCATCGTTTCCCAGCTGCACCGCTCGCCCGGCGTGTTCTTCGACCATGACAAGGGCAAGACCCACAGCTCGGGAAAGCTGTTGTTCAATGCCCGCGTGATTCCCTACCGGGGGTCATGGCTGGATTTCGAGTTCGACCCGAAGGACTCCATCTTCGTGCGCATCGACCGCCGCCGCAAGCTGCCGGCGACGGTGCTGCTGCGCGCCCTGGGCATGGAGACCGAGGAGATCCTCGACACCTTCTTTGAGACAACAGGCGTAAAGTTCACCAAAGACGGGTTCGACATGGAGCTGATCCCCGAGCGCCTGCGCGGTGAAGTGGCCGCCTTTGATTTCAAGATCAAGAACAAGATCGTTGTGGAAAGCGGTCGGCGCATTACGGCCCGCCACGTGCGCGAGTTGGAGGCCGCCGGCATCAAGTCCATTGACGTGCCGGCCGAGTACCTGGTTGGCAAGATGCTGGCCCACAATGTTGTGGATACCGACAGCGGTGAGCTGGTCGCCAATGCCAACGACGAGCTGTCCGAGGAGTTGCTGAAGAAGATCCGTGCCGCGGGAATCAAATCGTTCCGCACGCTCTACACCAATGACCTGGACCACGGGCCTTACATCTCCTCGACCCTGAATATTGATCCCACCCGGTCCCAGCTTGAGGCCCAGGTGGAGATCTACCGCATGATGCGTCCCGGTGAGCCGCCCACCAAGGAGGCGGCCGAGAATCTGTTCAACAACCTCTTTTTCACCGAGGACCGTTACGACCTCTCCGCGGTGGGCCGCATGAAGTTCAACCGCCGGGTGGGCCGCGAGGAGATCACGGGTTCCGGCGTGCTGGACCAGGATGACATCCTGGCGGTGCTGAAGACGCTGATCGATATCCGCAACGGCAACGGGCAGGTGGACGACATCGACCATCTGGGCAACCGCCGTATCCGCTCCGTGGGCGAAATGGCGGAGAATGTATTCCGCGTGGGCCTGGTGCGTGTCGAACGTGCTGTGAAGGAGCGCCTGAGTGTGGCCGAGAGCGAGGGCCTGATGCCCCAGGAACTGATCAACGCCAAGCCCGTGGCTGCGGCGGTGAAGGAGTTCTTCGGCTCCAGCCAGTTGTCGCAGTTCATGGATCAGAACAACCCGCTCTCCGAGGTAACTCACAAGCGCCGTATCTCGGCACTGGGTCCCGGCGGTCTGACCCGTGAACGGGCCGGTTTCGAGGTGCGCGATGTACACCCGACCCACTATGGCCGTGTCTGCCCCATCGAGACGCCGGAAGGTCCGAACATCGGTCTCATCAACTCGCTGGCGGTGTATGCGCGCACCAACGAATACGGTTTCCTTGAAACCCCTTACCGGCGTGTGCACAACGGCAAAGTGACCGACGAGATCGTGTACCTGTCGGCCATCGAGGAAGGCCAGTACGTCATCGCACAGGCCAACGCGAGCCTCGATCCCAAGGGCAGGCTGGTGGATGCGCTGGTGTCGTGCCGCCATGCCAATGAGTTCACCATGTCCACCCCGGACAAGATCGAGTTCATGGATATCTCGCCCAAGCAGATCGTGTCTGTGGCCGCCGCGCTGATTCCCTTCCTGGAGCACGACGACGCCAACCGTGCGCTGATGGGCTCGAACATGCAGCGCCAGGCCGTGCCCTGCCTGCGCGCCGAAACCGCCGTGGTGGGTACCGGTATTGAGCGCACCGTGGCCATTGACTCGGGCTCCTCGATCGTGGCCCGTCGCGGCGGCGTGGTGGACTCCGTGGACGCGGCCCGCATCGTGGTTCGTGTCAACGACGACGAGACCGAGCCCGGCGAACCCGGCGTGGACATCTACAACCTGACCAAGTACACCCGGTCCAACCAGAACACCTGCATCAATCAGCGTCCGCTGGTGAATGTGGGCGATGAGCTGGCCAGGGGTGACGTGCTGGCCGACGGTTCCTCCACTGATCTGGGCGAACTGGCCCTGGGGCAGAACATGATGGTCGCGTTCATGCCCTGGAACGGCTACAACTTCGAGGACTCGATCCTCATCTCCGAGCGGGTGGTGCAGGAAGACCGCTTCACCTCCATCCACATCGAGGAACTCACCTGCGTCGCCCGTGACACCAAGCTTGGTTCCGAGGAGATCAGCGCGGATATCCCCAACGTCTCCGAGAGCCTGCTCTCCAAACTGGACGAGTCGGGCATCGTATACGTGGGCGCCGAGGTCAAGCCCAACGATATCCTCGTTGGCAAGGTCACGCCCAAGGGCGAGACCCAGCTCACCCCGGAGGAGAAGCTGCTGCGCGCCATCTTCGGCGAGAAGGCCTCCGACGTGAAGGATACCTCGCTTCGGGTCCCCTCCGGCATGGAAGGCACCGTGATCGATGTGCGGGTGTTCACCCGGGACGGCGTGGAGAAGGACAAGCGGGCGCTGCAGATCGAGGAGGCGGCGCTGGCCGCGGTGCGCAAGGACCTGAAGGATCAGCTTCGCATCTACGAGGATGATATCTACGACCGCGTGGAGAAGCTGCTGGTGGGCAAGCTGGCCGCCGGCGGTCCCAACAGGCTCAAGGACGGCACCAAGGTGACGAAGACCTACCTCACCGAAGTGCCCCGCGAGAAGTGGTTCGAGGTACGCATGCGTACCGAGGATGTCAATGAGCAGATCGAGCGGATGGCCGCGCAGCTCAAGGAGCAGCAGGAGGCGTTCGAGACCCGCTTCAAGGAACAGAAGGAGAAGCTCACCGCCGGTGATGACCTCGCCCCGGGCGTGCTGAAGATGGTCAAGGTCTACCTGGCCGTGAAGCGTCGCATGCAGCCTGGTGACAAGATGGCCGGCCGCCACGGCAACAAGGGTGTGGTCTCCATGATCGTGCCCGTGGAAGACATGCCTTATCTGGACGACGGCACCCCCGTGGACATCGTGCTGAACCCGCTCGGCGTACCATCACGCATGAACGTGGGCCAGGTGCTCGAGACCCATCTGGGCTGGGCCGCCAAGGGCCTGGGGCAGAAGATCGCCCGCATGGTCGAGGCCAAGGCGAAGCTCGACGAACTTCGCAAGTTCCTGGACAAGATCTACAACCACCGTGACCGGAAGGTGGATCTCTCCGGGTTCTCCGATGAGGAGATCCTGAGGTTGTGCGCCAATCTGGAGAAGGGTGTGCCCATGGCGACGCCTGTGTTCGACGGCGCCGAGGAAGACGAGATCAAGGCCATGCTCAAGCTCGCTGATCTGCCTGAGACGGGGCAGACCACACTCTTCGACGGGCGAACCGGCGATGCCTTCGACCGTCCCGTGACCGTGGGCTACATGCACATGCTCAAGCTCAACCACCTGGTGGATGACAAGATGCATGCCCGTTCCACCGGACCGTACAGTCTGGTCACGCAGCAGCCGTTGGGCGGCAAGGCGCAGTTCGGCGGCCAGCGGTTCGGCGAGATGGAGGTCTGGGCGCTGGAGGCCTACGGTGCGGCGTACACGCTGCAGGAGATGCTCACGGTCAAGTCCGACGATGTGCAGGGCCGCAACAAGATGTACAAGAACATCGTCGACGGCGATCACCGGATGGAGGCGAACATCCCCGAGTCCTTCAATGTGCTCATGAAGGAGATCCGGTCGCTGGCCATCAATATCGAGCTGGAACAGGACTAA